A genomic stretch from Oleomonas cavernae includes:
- a CDS encoding hybrid-cluster NAD(P)-dependent oxidoreductase, giving the protein MGHPDPVAPHLAQGLAPWNADEDDILVCRQVRAETADVKSFIFAARTPRLFHYRPGQFLTFDFEIGGETVNRCYTISSAPTRPHLVSITVKRVPGGPVSNWLHDHMAPGREIRATGPMGEFSTSTHPAPKYLFLSGGSGITPLMSMARSHHDLALPVDITFVHSARSPADIIFRDELDLMGRNLPGFRAISICEADSPGERWGGFRGRLSLDALSVIAPDFRTREIFTCGPAPYMAAVRGILGQAGFDMDRYHEESFDFGTLTGAEDTATAVAVAAPGLSYRVEFTKSRRVIDCPADKHILDAAREAGMRLPSSCTKGLCGTCKSKIVSGKVEMKHAGGIRQREIDMGLALICCSKPLGDLVIER; this is encoded by the coding sequence GGACGACATCCTGGTCTGCCGCCAGGTGCGGGCGGAAACCGCGGATGTGAAGAGCTTCATCTTCGCCGCCCGCACCCCGCGCCTGTTCCATTACCGGCCGGGCCAGTTCCTGACCTTCGACTTCGAGATCGGCGGCGAGACGGTCAACCGCTGCTACACCATCTCCTCCGCCCCCACCCGGCCGCACTTGGTCTCGATCACGGTGAAGCGGGTGCCCGGCGGGCCGGTCTCGAACTGGCTGCACGACCATATGGCGCCCGGCCGCGAAATCCGCGCCACCGGGCCGATGGGCGAATTCTCCACCAGCACCCACCCGGCGCCCAAGTACCTGTTCCTGTCGGGCGGCAGCGGCATCACGCCGCTGATGTCGATGGCGCGCAGCCATCACGACCTGGCCCTGCCCGTCGACATCACCTTCGTCCACAGCGCGCGCAGCCCGGCCGACATCATCTTCCGCGACGAGCTGGACCTGATGGGCCGCAACCTGCCCGGTTTCAGGGCGATCTCGATCTGCGAGGCCGACAGCCCGGGCGAGCGCTGGGGCGGTTTCCGCGGCCGCCTGAGCCTGGACGCGCTGAGCGTCATCGCCCCCGATTTCCGGACACGGGAAATCTTCACCTGCGGCCCGGCACCCTACATGGCGGCGGTGCGCGGGATTCTGGGCCAGGCGGGCTTCGACATGGACCGCTACCATGAGGAAAGCTTCGACTTCGGCACGCTGACGGGTGCCGAAGACACCGCGACGGCGGTCGCCGTGGCGGCGCCGGGCCTGAGCTACCGCGTCGAATTCACCAAGAGCCGCCGGGTCATCGACTGCCCGGCCGACAAGCACATCCTGGACGCCGCGCGAGAGGCGGGCATGCGCCTGCCCTCGTCCTGCACCAAGGGCCTGTGCGGCACCTGCAAGAGCAAGATCGTCTCGGGCAAGGTCGAGATGAAGCATGCGGGCGGCATCCGCCAGCGCGAGATCGACATGGGGCTGGCGCTGATCTGCTGCTCCAAGCCGCTCGGCGACCTCGTGATCGAGCGATAG
- a CDS encoding GlxA family transcriptional regulator, with protein MVDLARLDRIGFLTLPDYSQIAVASAIEACRMANYVAGHESYTWKAVSLDGNPVAASNGFSLAPTMSLEAAGQLNCLFVCGGVRVREAVDRRVTDALRRLARQGVALGSLCTGTFALAEAGLLDNYRCAVHWENLDAVREEFPEIDICDDLFVIDRDRLTCTGGVAPLDLMLALIEQRLGRGVASKVSKQFIQERIRAASERQRPNPWGEYPDKIIGLAHQLMQTTIEVPVTIPYIARAMGISRRQLERVFKRHTGKSPAEYYLDLRLTKARELLRLTNMPITDIGIACGFQSSAHFSTAFKSQYGRPPRAERGASVLAPHERVEMHL; from the coding sequence ATGGTGGACCTGGCCCGGCTGGACCGCATCGGCTTCCTGACTCTGCCCGACTATTCCCAGATCGCGGTCGCCAGCGCCATCGAGGCCTGCCGCATGGCCAACTATGTCGCCGGTCACGAGAGCTATACCTGGAAGGCGGTCAGCCTGGACGGCAATCCCGTGGCCGCCAGCAACGGCTTTAGCCTGGCGCCGACGATGAGCCTGGAGGCCGCCGGCCAGCTCAACTGCCTGTTCGTCTGCGGCGGGGTGCGTGTGCGCGAGGCGGTCGACCGGCGCGTCACCGATGCCCTGCGCCGCCTGGCCCGCCAGGGCGTCGCCTTGGGCTCGCTGTGCACCGGCACCTTCGCCCTGGCCGAGGCCGGCCTGCTCGACAACTACCGCTGCGCCGTCCATTGGGAGAACCTGGACGCGGTACGCGAGGAGTTTCCCGAGATCGACATCTGCGACGATCTCTTCGTGATCGACCGCGACCGCCTGACCTGCACCGGCGGGGTGGCGCCGCTGGACCTCATGCTGGCCCTGATCGAGCAGCGGCTGGGCCGGGGCGTGGCCAGCAAGGTCTCCAAGCAGTTCATCCAGGAGCGTATCCGCGCCGCCAGCGAGCGGCAGCGCCCGAACCCCTGGGGCGAATATCCCGACAAGATCATCGGCCTCGCCCATCAGCTCATGCAGACCACGATCGAAGTGCCGGTGACCATTCCCTATATCGCGCGGGCGATGGGCATTTCCCGTCGCCAGTTGGAGCGGGTGTTCAAGCGGCACACGGGCAAGTCGCCGGCGGAATACTACCTCGACCTGCGCCTGACCAAGGCGCGGGAATTGCTGCGCCTGACCAACATGCCGATCACCGATATCGGCATCGCCTGTGGCTTCCAGTCGTCGGCCCATTTCTCGACCGCTTTCAAGTCGCAGTACGGCCGGCCGCCGCGGGCCGAGCGCGGGGCGTCGGTCCTCGCGCCTCATGAACGCGTGGAGATGCACCTGTGA
- a CDS encoding NADH:flavin oxidoreductase: MIANADALLKPLKIKGLTIRNRVMSTSHAPGYGKDGKPQERYQLYHEEKAKGGIGLTMFGGSSSVGLDSPATPWNQISVADDSIIPYFQHFAERVHRHGAKLMIQLTHMGRRTKWDTDNWFPTVSSSPRREPASRAIPKAMEDEDFTRIIADYAAAARRAREGGLDGIELSSAHGHLIDQFWSPSVNQRTDKYGGPLENRMRFGIEVLEAMRAATGDDFVIGMRMSADELYAQGLSHEDCLTIATDYAGRGLVDFLNIMGGQARDHMAHAVVLPNMSFPVAPFVYLASAVKREVDVAVFHAQRVTDLATAARVVAEGHVDMVAMTRAHIADPHLVRKLIEGRDDDIRQCVGAGYCIDRIYVGGDALCIQNAATGREAFMPHVIAKAPAPRKAVVIGAGPAGLEAARVLAERGHKVVLFEKEPQVGGQINIAAKATWREALSGIPRWLLGQVQKLGVDLRLGTAATADIVNAENPDVVIVATGGRPGDIQVPGAEHAVSTWDVLTAKIQPTGSVLLYDETGQHQGSSVAEVLAKSGCLVEVATHDRMIAEEVGTTNQPIHLRELYRLGVIQTPTWNWPKSTRRATAWSPSCATP, translated from the coding sequence GTGATCGCCAATGCCGATGCCCTGCTCAAGCCCCTGAAGATCAAGGGCCTGACCATCCGCAACCGGGTGATGAGCACCAGCCACGCCCCTGGTTATGGCAAGGACGGCAAGCCGCAGGAGCGCTATCAGCTCTATCACGAGGAAAAGGCCAAGGGCGGCATCGGGCTGACCATGTTCGGCGGCTCCTCCTCGGTCGGCCTGGACAGCCCGGCGACGCCGTGGAACCAGATCTCGGTCGCCGACGATTCGATCATCCCCTATTTCCAACACTTCGCCGAGCGGGTACACCGCCACGGTGCCAAGCTGATGATCCAGCTCACCCACATGGGCCGGCGCACCAAATGGGATACCGACAACTGGTTTCCCACCGTTTCCTCCTCGCCCCGGCGCGAACCCGCCAGCCGGGCCATCCCCAAGGCGATGGAGGACGAGGACTTCACCCGCATCATCGCCGATTACGCCGCCGCCGCCAGGCGGGCCAGGGAGGGCGGCCTGGACGGGATCGAACTATCGTCGGCCCACGGCCACCTGATCGACCAATTCTGGAGCCCGTCGGTCAACCAGCGCACCGACAAATACGGCGGCCCGCTCGAGAACCGCATGCGTTTCGGCATCGAGGTGCTGGAGGCGATGCGCGCCGCGACCGGCGACGATTTCGTCATCGGCATGCGCATGTCGGCCGACGAACTCTATGCCCAAGGCCTGTCCCACGAGGATTGCCTGACCATCGCGACCGACTATGCCGGGCGCGGCCTGGTCGACTTCCTCAACATCATGGGCGGCCAGGCCCGGGACCACATGGCCCATGCCGTGGTCCTGCCCAACATGTCCTTCCCCGTGGCGCCCTTCGTCTACCTCGCCAGCGCCGTAAAGCGCGAGGTGGATGTGGCGGTATTCCATGCCCAGCGCGTGACGGATCTTGCCACCGCCGCCCGCGTGGTCGCGGAAGGCCATGTCGACATGGTGGCCATGACCCGCGCCCATATCGCCGACCCGCACCTGGTGCGCAAGCTGATCGAGGGCCGCGACGACGATATCCGCCAATGCGTCGGGGCCGGTTACTGCATCGACCGCATCTATGTCGGCGGCGACGCCCTGTGCATCCAGAACGCGGCCACGGGCCGCGAGGCCTTCATGCCCCATGTCATCGCCAAGGCGCCCGCCCCGCGCAAGGCGGTGGTGATCGGCGCCGGCCCGGCCGGCCTGGAAGCCGCCCGCGTGCTGGCCGAGCGCGGCCACAAGGTGGTGCTGTTCGAGAAGGAGCCCCAAGTCGGCGGCCAGATCAACATCGCCGCCAAGGCGACCTGGCGTGAGGCGCTGTCGGGCATTCCCCGCTGGCTGCTGGGCCAGGTGCAGAAACTGGGTGTCGACCTGCGATTGGGGACCGCCGCCACCGCGGATATCGTCAATGCTGAGAACCCCGATGTGGTCATTGTCGCCACCGGCGGCCGGCCGGGCGACATCCAGGTGCCGGGCGCCGAACATGCCGTCTCCACCTGGGACGTGCTTACGGCTAAGATTCAGCCCACGGGCAGCGTGCTGCTCTATGACGAGACCGGGCAGCACCAGGGCTCGTCCGTCGCCGAGGTCCTGGCCAAATCAGGCTGCCTGGTGGAAGTCGCCACCCACGACCGCATGATCGCGGAGGAAGTGGGCACCACCAACCAGCCGATCCACCTGCGCGAACTCTACCGGCTGGGCGTGATCCAGACCCCAACATGGAACTGGCCGAAATCTACAAGGAGGGCAACCGCATGGTCGCCGTCCTGCGCAACACCGTGA